A region from the Patagioenas fasciata isolate bPatFas1 chromosome 27, bPatFas1.hap1, whole genome shotgun sequence genome encodes:
- the SLC25A42 gene encoding mitochondrial coenzyme A transporter SLC25A42 isoform X2 has protein sequence MGNGVREGQVDFKRQDAEPATPTHLPPEGNQENKKVLNSLMSGALAGAVAKTAVAPLDRTKIMFQVSSKRFSAKEAYRLIYRTYLNEGLWSLWRGNSATMVRVIPYAAIQFCAHEEYKQLLGSYYGFQGKALTPFPRFIAGSLAGTTAAMLTYPLDMVRARMAVTPKEMYSNIVHVFVRISREEGLKTLYRGFTPTILGVIPYAGLSFFTYETLKKLHADHSGKSQPSPPERLLFGACAGLIGQSASYPLDVVRRRMQTAGVMGHTYSSILLTMQEIIREEGLIRGLYKGLSMNWVKGPIAVGISFTTFDLTQILLRKLQHSTNVER, from the exons ATGGGTAATGGTGTGAGAGAAGGTCAAGTGGATTTCAAACGGCAGGATGCGGAGCCAGCTACGCCAACCCACCTCCCGCCGGAG GGCAACCAGGAGAACAAGAAGGTGCTCAACTCCCTGATGTCTGGTGCGTTGGCCGGTGCTGTTGCTAAAACCGCAGTAGCCCCACTGGACAGAACAAAAATCATGTTTCAAG tgtctTCCAAAAGATTCTCTGCCAAG GAGGCTTACAGGCTGATTTATCGCACCTACCTCAACGAAGGCCTCTGGAGCCTGTGGCGAGGGAACTCCGCCACCATGGTCCGCGTCATCCCTTACGCCGCCATCCAGTTCTGCGCGCACGAGGAGTACAAGCAGCTCCTGGGGAGTTACTACGGCTTCCAGGGAAA AGCGCTGACACCCTTTCCTCGATTCATTGCTGGCTCTCTGGCAGGCACAACGGCTGCCATGTTAACCTACCCCTTGGATATGGTCCGTGCTCGAATGGCTGTCACGCCGAAGGAGAT GTACAGCAACATTGTTCATGTCTTCGTCCGAATATCCCGAGAGGAAGGACTGAAGACGTTGTACAGGGGATTTACGCCAACCATCCTCGGGGTGATTCCGTACGCTGGGCTTAGCTTCTTCACCTACGAGACGCTGAAGAAACTGCATGCAG aTCACAGTGGGAAATCGCAGCCATCCCCTCCGGAGCGGCTTTTGTTCGGTGCCTGTGCCGGTTTGATCGGTCAGTCGGCCTCGTACCCCCTGGACGTGGTTCGCCGACGGATGCAGACGGCGGGGGTCATGGGACACACGTACAGTTCCATCCTTCTCACCATGCAGGAGATTATCAGAGAAGAGGGACTAATCCGTGGCTTGTACAAAGGACTCAGCATGAACTGGGTCAAAGGGCCGATTGCAGTGGGAATAAGCTTCACAACCTTTGACCTGACGCAGATCCTTCTCCGTAAATTACAGCACAGCACTAACGTTGAAAGGTAG
- the SLC25A42 gene encoding mitochondrial coenzyme A transporter SLC25A42 isoform X1, protein MGNGVREGQVDFKRQDAEPATPTHLPPEGNQENKKVLNSLMSGALAGAVAKTAVAPLDRTKIMFQVSSKRFSAKEAYRLIYRTYLNEGLWSLWRGNSATMVRVIPYAAIQFCAHEEYKQLLGSYYGFQGKALTPFPRFIAGSLAGTTAAMLTYPLDMVRARMAVTPKEMYSNIVHVFVRISREEGLKTLYRGFTPTILGVIPYAGLSFFTYETLKKLHADHSGKSQPSPPERLLFGACAGLIGQSASYPLDVVRRRMQTAGVMGHTYSSILLTMQEIIREEGLIRGLYKGLSMNWVKGPIAVGISFTTFDLTQILLRKLQHSTNVERTESL, encoded by the exons ATGGGTAATGGTGTGAGAGAAGGTCAAGTGGATTTCAAACGGCAGGATGCGGAGCCAGCTACGCCAACCCACCTCCCGCCGGAG GGCAACCAGGAGAACAAGAAGGTGCTCAACTCCCTGATGTCTGGTGCGTTGGCCGGTGCTGTTGCTAAAACCGCAGTAGCCCCACTGGACAGAACAAAAATCATGTTTCAAG tgtctTCCAAAAGATTCTCTGCCAAG GAGGCTTACAGGCTGATTTATCGCACCTACCTCAACGAAGGCCTCTGGAGCCTGTGGCGAGGGAACTCCGCCACCATGGTCCGCGTCATCCCTTACGCCGCCATCCAGTTCTGCGCGCACGAGGAGTACAAGCAGCTCCTGGGGAGTTACTACGGCTTCCAGGGAAA AGCGCTGACACCCTTTCCTCGATTCATTGCTGGCTCTCTGGCAGGCACAACGGCTGCCATGTTAACCTACCCCTTGGATATGGTCCGTGCTCGAATGGCTGTCACGCCGAAGGAGAT GTACAGCAACATTGTTCATGTCTTCGTCCGAATATCCCGAGAGGAAGGACTGAAGACGTTGTACAGGGGATTTACGCCAACCATCCTCGGGGTGATTCCGTACGCTGGGCTTAGCTTCTTCACCTACGAGACGCTGAAGAAACTGCATGCAG aTCACAGTGGGAAATCGCAGCCATCCCCTCCGGAGCGGCTTTTGTTCGGTGCCTGTGCCGGTTTGATCGGTCAGTCGGCCTCGTACCCCCTGGACGTGGTTCGCCGACGGATGCAGACGGCGGGGGTCATGGGACACACGTACAGTTCCATCCTTCTCACCATGCAGGAGATTATCAGAGAAGAGGGACTAATCCGTGGCTTGTACAAAGGACTCAGCATGAACTGGGTCAAAGGGCCGATTGCAGTGGGAATAAGCTTCACAACCTTTGACCTGACGCAGATCCTTCTCCGTAAATTACAGCACAGCACTAACGTTGAAAG AACCGAGTCCCTCTAA
- the SLC25A42 gene encoding mitochondrial coenzyme A transporter SLC25A42 isoform X3, giving the protein MGNGVREGQVDFKRQDAEPATPTHLPPEGNQENKKVLNSLMSGALAGAVAKTAVAPLDRTKIMFQVSSKRFSAKEAYRLIYRTYLNEGLWSLWRGNSATMVRVIPYAAIQFCAHEEYKQLLGSYYGFQGKYSNIVHVFVRISREEGLKTLYRGFTPTILGVIPYAGLSFFTYETLKKLHADHSGKSQPSPPERLLFGACAGLIGQSASYPLDVVRRRMQTAGVMGHTYSSILLTMQEIIREEGLIRGLYKGLSMNWVKGPIAVGISFTTFDLTQILLRKLQHSTNVERTESL; this is encoded by the exons ATGGGTAATGGTGTGAGAGAAGGTCAAGTGGATTTCAAACGGCAGGATGCGGAGCCAGCTACGCCAACCCACCTCCCGCCGGAG GGCAACCAGGAGAACAAGAAGGTGCTCAACTCCCTGATGTCTGGTGCGTTGGCCGGTGCTGTTGCTAAAACCGCAGTAGCCCCACTGGACAGAACAAAAATCATGTTTCAAG tgtctTCCAAAAGATTCTCTGCCAAG GAGGCTTACAGGCTGATTTATCGCACCTACCTCAACGAAGGCCTCTGGAGCCTGTGGCGAGGGAACTCCGCCACCATGGTCCGCGTCATCCCTTACGCCGCCATCCAGTTCTGCGCGCACGAGGAGTACAAGCAGCTCCTGGGGAGTTACTACGGCTTCCAGGGAAA GTACAGCAACATTGTTCATGTCTTCGTCCGAATATCCCGAGAGGAAGGACTGAAGACGTTGTACAGGGGATTTACGCCAACCATCCTCGGGGTGATTCCGTACGCTGGGCTTAGCTTCTTCACCTACGAGACGCTGAAGAAACTGCATGCAG aTCACAGTGGGAAATCGCAGCCATCCCCTCCGGAGCGGCTTTTGTTCGGTGCCTGTGCCGGTTTGATCGGTCAGTCGGCCTCGTACCCCCTGGACGTGGTTCGCCGACGGATGCAGACGGCGGGGGTCATGGGACACACGTACAGTTCCATCCTTCTCACCATGCAGGAGATTATCAGAGAAGAGGGACTAATCCGTGGCTTGTACAAAGGACTCAGCATGAACTGGGTCAAAGGGCCGATTGCAGTGGGAATAAGCTTCACAACCTTTGACCTGACGCAGATCCTTCTCCGTAAATTACAGCACAGCACTAACGTTGAAAG AACCGAGTCCCTCTAA
- the SUGP2 gene encoding SURP and G-patch domain-containing protein 2: MRIKMASRRITRETFDAVVQDKVKRYRMDRGDALENTIHHFKAHSRPLPRPRFEDSFHDDGRYAHDNAQHHPHDDWNEDPRDDYPGPSYRSASPLIRKENYYHEQYGRPASRDRDFGHLASRDRQFGRPASHDREYGHPASHDREYGRPTSHDREYGGLVSHDQDYGPPDSWESTGPHETDFSSSDILGDFRSPGLMEDEYGNMENQEYDVDFGIQSDSEFRPPLRRGNIGRGRVLRGKRLTRGTVKTKVFKGDIKPPLKKWNTKKLPPGSDQQPTLQPDQTPEAAEQPNQRPVPVPRPNQKLPPRPNQRPTLTTQRPILRLPKPAHVFRNLSFDLVDKSDIFSTFGIEIIKWAGFHAIKNDAEFSRLFGALFELETETCAKMLASFKCSLKPEHRDYCFFTIKSLQHAALKTPKVDNEFLNMLLDKGAVKTKNCFFEIIKPFDKYIMRLQDRLLKGVTPLLMACNAYELSIKTSGFGNPREMASAFETTVSLCRKSLALLGQTFALASVFRQEKILEAVGLQEMAPAPTLFPNFDDSTLFGREYIENLKAWLEKSGYPIQMKKAEPESTAQLKKPSPDTKAKTPQRADRKVVEIIEQLVNSIVSGTLSAKERNAQKNCPEYWFLSDEDSLEYKYYRLKLSEVQRRTSAGKEAGGEGRTLEESATESVRAMLYARKVASIKRKLFKRKRLGIVAQHGVRGRKVRRATTGTQTVLSAGTVLKHQDKHLQGSVQSKTSVSETSPSENSPLDTTSSSQCAATSELALPTEERADVEEVLAPPELFPPLSSQFPDVDAKTMETAEKLAKFVAQVGPEIEQFSIDNSADNPDLWFLQDRNSSAFKFYRMKVYELCPSINFSAVSEGTDAGDSAKPEERNVDISEEEEDEEEEEEDNEEEAEFEEDISQPLEEMEQAEEEEEDDTSAGRSVENLAEEMCSKTGEEISTGEMQLATSSDSAVPNLSTQASAPAPGTLFPRKRISSKSLKVGMIPASKRICLIEEPKVHEPVRIAYDRPRGCPVTKKKKKPKDLEFSHKKLTNRNVGFQMLQKMGWQEGHGLGTRGKGIREPVKVGATSAGEGLGVAGEENKEDAFDVFRQRMIQMYRQKRASK; the protein is encoded by the exons ATGCG GATAAAAATGGCCTCTCGGCGGATCACACGGGAGACGTTTGATGCTGTGgtgcaggacaaagttaaaaggTATCGCATGGACCGGGGTGATGCTCTGGAGAACACAATCCATCATTTCAAAG CTCATTCAAGGCCTCTCCCAAGACCAAGATTCGAAGACAGTTTTCATGACGATGGAAGATACGCTCATGACAATGCCCAGCACCATCCACACGATGACTGGAATGAAGACCCTCGAGATGACTATCCAGGACCTTCTTATCGCTCCGCTAGTCCTCTCATCAGGAAAGAGAACTATTACCATGAACAGTACGGCCGTCCGGCATCTCGGGACCGGGACTTTGGCCACTTGGCATCTCGGGACCGGCAATTTGGGCGTCCGGCTTCACACGACCGGGAGTACGGGCACCCAGCATCTCACGATCGGGAATACGGGCGCCCGACATCCCATGACCGGGAGTACGGGGGCCTGGTTTCGCATGACCAAGACTACGGCCCTCCTGACTCTTGGGAATCCACTGGACCACATGAAACTGATTTTAGTTCTTCAGATATTTTAGGTGATTTTAGATCACCAGGACTCATGGAAGATGAATATGGCAACATGGAGAATCAGGAGTATGATGTGGACTTTGGAATTCAATCCGACAGTGAGTTCCGACCCCCGCTACGGAGGGGCAACATCGGCAGGGGAAGAGTTCTGCGAGGAAAGCGCCTTACGAGGGGCACTGTTAAAACTAAAGTCTTCAAAGGAGATATCAAACCTCCCCTGAAGAAATGGAACACTAAAAAACTGCCACCAGGCTCTGATCAGCAACCAACTCTGCAACCTGATCAAACGCCTGAAGCCGCTGAACAACCCAACCAGAGGCCGGTGCCCGTCCCACGCCCTAATCAAAAATTGCCTCCACGACCTAATCAGAGGCCGACTTTAACAACCCAGAGACCTATTCTCAGGCTCCCAAAGCCTGCACATGTTTTCAGAAATCTCAGTTTTGACCTTGTGGACAAATCAGACATTTTTTCAACATTTGGAATAGAAATTATCAAATGGGCTGGGTTTCATGCAATAAAAAATGATGCAGAATTTTCCCGGCTCTTTGGAGCTCTCTTCGAGCTGGAGACAGAAACCTGTGCAAAAATGCTCGCTTCATTCAAATGCTCCTTAAAGCCAGAACACAGAGATTATTGTTTCTTTACTATCAAGAGCTTACAACATGCTGCTCTGAAAACTCCCAAAGTGGACAATGAGTTTTTAAATATGCTATTGGACAAAGGTGCTGTGAAAACAAAGAACTGCTTCTTTGAAATAATCAAACCTTTTGATAAATACATAATGAGGCTTCAAGACCGCCTCCTAAAAGGTGTTACACCGCTGCTTATGGCCTGCAATGCTTATGAATTGAGCATTAAGACAAGCGGTTTTGGTAATCCAAGAGAAATGGCAAGTGCTTTTGAGACCACAGTCTCTCTTTGCCGTAAGTCTTTAGCCCTTCTGGGTCAGACCTTCGCGCTAGCATCTGTTTTTAGGCAAGAGAAAATACTTGAAGCTGTAGGACTCCAGGAAATGGCTCCAGCGCCAACACTATTCCCAAACTTTGACGATTCAACGTTGTTTGGAAGAGAGTACATTGAAAACTTGAAGGCTTGGTTGGAGAAGAGTGGATATCCAATTCAGATGAAGAAGGCTGAACCAGAGTCCACAGCACAGCTTAAAAAACCCTCTCCTGACACAAAAGCTAAAA ccccccagcgAGCTGATCGGAAAGTCGTGGAGATAATCGAACAGCTGGTGAACAGCATTGTTTCAGGCACTTTGTCTGCCAAAGAGAGAAATGCTCAGAAGAACTGTCCTGAATATTG GTTCTTGTCTGATGAAGATAGTCTAGAATACAAGTATTACAGACTGAAGTTGTCGGAGGTGCAGAGGCGGACATCGGCTGGAAAGGAAGCGGGTGGCGAGGGCAGAACACTGGAAGAATCTGCAACAGAATCAGTCAGAGCCATGTTATATGCCAGGAAAGTCGCAAGTATTAAGAGGAAgctatttaaaaggaaaaggctTGGAATTGTCGCCCAACACGGTGTGCGAGGAAGGAAGGTGAGGAGAGCAACCACAGGGACGCAGACTGTGCTTTCGGCAGGTACGGTGCTGAAGCACCAAGACAAACATCTTCAGGGTTCCGTCCAGTCAAAAACTTCTGTGTCAGAAACCAGCCCGTCTGAGAATTCTCCCCTCGACACCACCTCATCCTCACAATGTGCCGCCACTTCAGAGCTCGCTCTGCCAACAGAAGAAAGGGCAGATGTGGAGGAAGTATTAGCACCACCTGAACTTTTCCCACCATTGTCCTCTCAGTTTCCTGACG TGGATGCTAAAACAATGGAAACTGCTGAGAAACTTGCCAAGTTTGTCGCTCAGGTAGGACCAGAAATTGAGCAGTTCAGCATAGACAACAGTGCAGATAACCCGGACCTTTG GTTTTTACAGGATCGAAACAGTTCTGCTTTCAAATTTTACCGAATGAAAGTCTATGAGTTATGTCCATCTATTAACTTCAGTGCTGTGTCAGAAGGAACTGATGCTGGGGACAGTGCTAAACCTGAAGAGAGAAATGTGGATATTTcagaagaggaagaggatgaagaagaagaggaagaagataaTGAGGAGGAAGCTGAGTTTGAGGAGGATATCTCCCAGCCTTTGGAAGAAATGGAgcaagcagaggaggaggaagaggatgacaCATCAGCAGGTAGAAGTGTGGAAAACCTAGCGGAAGAGATGTGTTCCAAAACAGGAGAGGAGATTTCGACAGGTGAAATGCAGCTAGCCACCTCATCTGACAGTGCTGTACCCAATCTGTCGACACAGGCATCCGCTCCTGCTCCTGGTACCCTATTTCCTCGCAAACGCATCAGCAGCAAGTCTCTGAAAGTTGGTATGATTCCTGCATCTAAAAGGATTTGCCTCATAGAAGAACCAAAAG TGCATGAACCTGTCCGAATTGCTTATGATAGGCCTCGTGGTTGCCCAGTTACAAAGAAGAAGAAG aAACCAAAAGATTTGGAATTTTCAcacaagaaactgacaaacaggaACGTGGGGTTCCAGATGCTTCAGAAGATGGGCTGGCAAGAAGGACACGGCCTTGGGACACGGGGAAAAGGAATCCGAGAGCCTGTAAAAGT
- the ARMC6 gene encoding armadillo repeat-containing protein 6, giving the protein MGSKQIAQETFDDAVQENITEFEMDPEEAVREAVQQFESQGVDLSNIVKAVRQPASENGQKHQILLTLDSLGRAVADSDLAEMAEQLVVFTDQCKEQLAFRYLAGQNGAYSVVFSACQLASGDRNLMLKAFSTLSAVLDGQPDLLDSAGQDLLLQTLKEYREDAEMTLAGIRCIRHACLKHEQNRQDFVKGGVLPLLTGAIVQHGDSADVVRTASSTLRVMTFDDDIRVPFGHAHDHAKMIVLENDGLRVLIEAAKAFTDNSSVLSELCATLSRLSVRNEFCQEIVDLGGLNFMVSLLADSIDHPDVVKQVLSAIRAVAGNDDVKDAIVNAGTTDLIVLAISHHLANPQICEQGCAALCMLALRKPENCNVIMEGGGALAALQAMKAHPREVAVQKQACMLIRNLVSRSRDFSQPILEMGAENLITEARATHKDCDDVAKAALRDLGCKVELRELWTGQKGSLAQ; this is encoded by the exons ATGGGATCGAAACAGATTGCACAGGAAACATTTGATGATGCAGTGCAAGAAAATATTACAGAATTTGAAATGGATCCAGAAGAGGCTGTGAGAGAAGCTGTGCAGCAGTTTGAGTCCCAAG GTGTTGACTTAAGCAACATTGTGAAAGCTGTGCGGCAGCCTGCCTCTGAAAATGGTCAAAAGCACCAAATTTTGCTG ACTTTAGATTCCCTTGGGAGAGCCGTTGCTGACTCTGATCTTGCTGAGATGGCCGAGCAGCTCGTGGTCTTCACCGATCAGTGCAAAGAACAGCTGGCTTTCCGCTACCTGGCTGGGCAGAACGGTGCCTATTCTGTGGTATTCTCTGCCTGCCAGCTGGCCTCAGGAGACAGAAATTTAATGCTGAAAGCCTTTTCTACTTTATCTGCCGTCTTGGATGGGCAGCCAGACCTGCTTGACTCTGCTGGCCAGGACCTACTGCTCCAAACTCTGAAAGAATACAGAGAGGATGCGGAGATGACGCTGGCCGGGATCCGGTGCATTCGGCACGCCTGCCTGAAACACGAGCAGAACCGCCAGGACTTTGTCAAAGGTGGGGTTCTGCCGCTGCTGACCGGAGCCATAGTCCAGCACGGAGACAGCGCCGACGTCGTCCGAACGGCCTCCTCGACGCTCAGGGTCATGACATTTGACGACGACATCCGCGTGCCCTTTGGTCACGCTCACGATCACGCCAAAATGATTGTGTTAGAAAATGATGGGTTGAGAGTCCTCATCGAAGCTGCAAAAG CATTCACAGATAACTCCAGCGTTCTCAGTGAACTGTGTGCCACCCTTTCTCGCCTCTCTGTCCGGAACGAATTCTGTCAAGAGATTGTGGACCTTGGCGGCTTAAATTTTATGGTGTCTCTCCTGGCTGACTCCATTGACCATCCG GACGTGGTAAAGCAGGTGCTCAGTGCCATCCGAGCAGTTGCGGGTAACGACGACGTGAAAGATGCCATCGTTAATGCTGGGACAACGGACCTCATTGTGCTGGCCATAAGCCATCACCTTGCCAACCCTCAG ATCTGCGAGCAAGGCTGTGCAGCCTTGTGCATGTTGGCTTTGCGCAAACCCGAGAACTGTAACGTCATCATGGAAGGCGGAGGGGCGTTGGCAGCTCTTCAGGCCATGAAAGCACACCCACGAGAAGTGGCTGTACAG AAACAGGCTTGCATGCTGATCCGCAACCTGGTCTCCCGGAGCCGGGACTTTTCTCAGCCCATCTTAGAGATGGGAGCTGAGAACCTGATAACAGAAGCTCGTGCGACGCACAAGGACTGCGATGACGTGGCCAAAGCTGCTCTGAGGGATCTGGGCTGCAAAGTGGAGCTCCGCGAGCTGTGGACAGGCCAGAAGGGCAGCCTGGCTCAGTGA